TCCAACAGGACAGAGTCGATTGTAAATTCCTTAAGGAAAGTCTCTTGTGTAGGGTATGTCTTTTCAAACATGGATCGGTTGTTATTGACATAGTCGAGTGCGAACTGATTGAAAGAGCCGGAGCGAATCAGTTTGCCATAGAATTTGGAACTCCAGGAGGTATCTATTCCGACAAATATATCCGGGGTAATTCCTCCGCCTCCATATACGATTCTCTTTTTGTTGGTGTAATATCGGGTGGTGTCATTTATCTTCACTTTGGCAGAGTCAAACAATTCTCCGCTCTCAAACCGTTGCTCCAGGTCTTCGTTATAGTTTTCCAGCCCTTTCTCATAAGGTTTCTGTATGTTTCTGCCACTCGGAGTATAATAGTGAGCCATGGTTAAACGAACCACGGACATATCCGGAAGCGGATACCCTTTTTGGACCAAGCCTTTACCATAGGTTCTTCTTCCTATAATTAACCCTCTGTCCCAATCCTGAATGGCACCGGACACAATTTCGCTGGCAGAGGCGGTTGTCTGGTCTACCATAATGACCAAATCCCCTTTTTCAAAGTTACCGGCTTTAGTAGCATTTAAATCTATGCGGGGCTGGGAGCGGCCTTCAGAATAAACTACGAGGTTACCCTCCCCTATAAATAGGTCTGACAGACTGTGAGCCTGATTCAGATAGCCGCCACCGTTGCCCGTAAGGTCGAGAATCAGTTTTTTGCACCCAGCCTAACCAGAGAATCTATGGCTGCTTTGGTCTCTTCGGTTGCGGTATTGGAAAAACGTGCCAGTTTGATATAGCCGATTTCAGGAGTCGCCATGTACTGAGCTTCGATGGCATAAATAGGTATTTTATCACGGATGATTTCAAACTCTAATAATTCGGGTTCACCCACCCGTTTTACCTTGATGGTAACCCTGGTGCCTTTTCTGCCGCGTAATTTCTTAAACACACCGTCGTTATTGATACCTGCACCGGCTACTTTAGCCGTATCTACAAAAATAATCTTGTCGCCATCCTGCACCCCTACTTTTTGGGAAGGGCCACCGGTAATAACATGTACGACAATGATCGTATCCTGATAGATCTGGAACTGGATACCCACTCCTTCAAAGTTTCCTTCCAAGGGCTCATTGGCTTTTTTGATTTCTTCCGCATTCATATATACGGAATGAGGGTCCAGCTTTTTTAAAATTTCCTTGATGCCGATTTCAACCAAAGAATCCAGGTTGGCTTTTTCTACATAGTAATTATCCAGCAGGTTTAGGAAGGTACCCATTTTTTGCTGATACATCTGAGCATTCGTATGCCGGATGAAACTTCCGGTCAATAAAACAAATAACAAAAAGAGTTTTCTCATATCCGTTAATAGAACGATAAAAGTAGCATTTTAGATGAACTGTTACTGTTAATCTTGCTTATTTTTTGCTCTGAGCCGGATATTCAGGAATTCAACCGTCAGGGAGAAGAATATGGCAAAATATATGTAGCCTTTTGACACATGAACGCCCAGTCCTTCCGGCATGCCTTCCAGTATCAGCGTTACACCGATTAGAATCAGGAAGGATAGTGCCAGTATTTGAAGAGTGGGATGTTTGTTGATGAAATGGCTGACCTGTCCTGCAAATGCCATCATGATAAACATGGAGAGTATGACGGCGATAATCATGATAATGACATGTTGGGTGAGGCCGACTGCTGTCAGGATGGAATCAAATGAAAATACGATATCCAATAACATGATTTGCAGCACCACCATATTAAATGTACTCTTCGCCAGACTCTTTCCGGCATGTTCCTCTACTATCGGTTTTTCAATCTTATGGTGAATCTCCGAAGTGCTCTTTGCTAATAAGAAAAGTCCGCCGAATAAGAGTATCAGGTTTCGCCCCGAAACACCATACCCCAGGATATGAAATAAAGGCTCCTTTAGTCCGAT
This genomic interval from Sphingobacteriales bacterium contains the following:
- a CDS encoding TerC family protein, with amino-acid sequence MDFSIFSEPATWLSILTLTFMEVVLGIDNIIFISITAGKLPAHQQARARRIGLIGALVFRILLLLSIKWIIGLKEPLFHILGYGVSGRNLILLFGGLFLLAKSTSEIHHKIEKPIVEEHAGKSLAKSTFNMVVLQIMLLDIVFSFDSILTAVGLTQHVIIMIIAVILSMFIMMAFAGQVSHFINKHPTLQILALSFLILIGVTLILEGMPEGLGVHVSKGYIYFAIFFSLTVEFLNIRLRAKNKQD
- a CDS encoding PDZ domain-containing protein, yielding MRKLFLLFVLLTGSFIRHTNAQMYQQKMGTFLNLLDNYYVEKANLDSLVEIGIKEILKKLDPHSVYMNAEEIKKANEPLEGNFEGVGIQFQIYQDTIIVVHVITGGPSQKVGVQDGDKIIFVDTAKVAGAGINNDGVFKKLRGRKGTRVTIKVKRVGEPELLEFEIIRDKIPIYAIEAQYMATPEIGYIKLARFSNTATEETKAAIDSLVRLGAKN